A region from the Bosea sp. RAC05 genome encodes:
- a CDS encoding DnaJ C-terminal domain-containing protein — protein MTAEFDPFDLLGLPETADEAAVKAAYRRLAKDWHPDKGAKPEDVERFKALNAARQCLLDPQLRARALAQRAARRKPSFHEGFDQVFRDMEAASQRRDHRRAAPPPVRAEIEISLEQAYRGGVVSLGGHQASCTGCKGLGRVEVPVGVTCPSCRGHGMFQQSYGLTTARIACVDCSSTGKIQWCVCSTCQGYGAAHGKLGKIRVPAGIETGSIIKETGRVSGADLEVRVTIKPHQVFLRKQDDLVARIRIPVWDAALGCTRKLTAIDGTIVAVDFSPGTQSRSMRSYGGLGMPGADGRRGAMVVIADVVIPDASVGESQVLFSQMRARLGASAV, from the coding sequence ATGACTGCTGAATTCGATCCATTCGACCTGCTCGGCTTGCCAGAGACGGCAGATGAGGCTGCGGTCAAAGCCGCGTACCGTCGCCTCGCCAAAGACTGGCATCCGGACAAGGGAGCAAAGCCCGAGGACGTCGAGCGGTTCAAGGCCCTCAACGCTGCGCGTCAATGCCTTCTCGATCCTCAACTGCGTGCGCGGGCGCTTGCCCAACGCGCTGCCCGACGCAAGCCCTCGTTCCATGAGGGCTTTGATCAGGTCTTCAGGGACATGGAAGCGGCAAGCCAGCGTCGCGATCACCGCCGCGCAGCGCCACCCCCGGTACGCGCGGAGATAGAGATCTCTCTGGAGCAGGCCTACCGTGGCGGCGTGGTGTCTCTCGGTGGGCATCAGGCAAGCTGTACGGGTTGCAAGGGCCTCGGCCGCGTCGAGGTTCCTGTCGGAGTTACCTGTCCCTCTTGCCGGGGTCACGGCATGTTCCAGCAGTCCTATGGACTGACCACAGCACGGATTGCCTGTGTCGACTGCTCATCGACCGGGAAAATTCAATGGTGCGTCTGCTCGACCTGCCAGGGCTATGGCGCGGCCCATGGCAAGCTCGGGAAAATCCGGGTGCCAGCAGGCATCGAGACAGGCTCGATCATCAAAGAGACCGGCAGGGTCTCTGGCGCGGATCTCGAAGTCAGGGTCACGATCAAGCCGCACCAAGTGTTCCTGAGGAAGCAAGATGACCTCGTTGCCCGGATACGGATCCCCGTCTGGGATGCGGCGCTGGGGTGTACGAGGAAGCTGACCGCCATCGACGGCACGATCGTTGCCGTGGATTTCTCACCCGGTACCCAATCGCGATCAATGCGCAGTTATGGCGGTCTGGGCATGCCCGGAGCTGATGGTCGCCGCGGTGCCATGGTGGTCATCGCCGATGTCGTCATTCCCGATGCGAGCGTCGGCGAGAGCCAAGTCCTCTTTTCTCAGATGCGTGCCAGATTGGGGGCCAGCGCAGTCTGA